A portion of the Marinobacter alexandrii genome contains these proteins:
- a CDS encoding FtsX-like permease family protein, translating to MDKKIKIEPSKYSKSWPWKMAWRDSRKSRGKLLLFIASISLGIAAMVGITSFRENLLDEIDKQAKGLVGADVRIKGSRILPDSLLQSFRSMAADFSQESYFASMVLFPKTGGTRLVQVRALKGKYPYYGEIATKPKQASKEFQLSRYALVDEKLMLQYDAQVGDSLQVGKVTFMITGLITQIPGQTDVSSSISPVVYIPYQYLEATGLIKKGSRINYVEYIQFPEKPDTSQVWNKLSNYVESKGYDVETVAEEKSETGEDFKNLSNFLELVAFTALLLGCLGVASSIYVYSKGKVQAVAVLRCLGMKAKQAVSVYLIQVTLFGFIGALIGSVLGLAIHMYLPTVVKDFIPIELDPVPYWPALLVGVLIGIIISLLFGLLSLVGLRKISPLSAIRLGFGDSKFQFDRLLIPIGGAIILFIFLSVYWQIQSLGQALAFSGILIGAIVALGAIGKGISWLTKKLIPANLSYVWRQGFSNLYRPNNQTIILITALGLGTSFLATLYFMQDLLVQRVSLTAADDRPNTILFDIQSEQHAGLKELTSEYELPIIQDVPVVTMRLLEVNGYTKDEAFNDTTVAISDWAYSREYRVTYRDSLIDSETVVAGDWIGEVRNDSIFISISNGFKDNLDIEIGDELIFNVQGAILKTYVGSFRDIDWRRVQTNFIVLFPNGVLERAPQFHVLVTRIDDMLASAKYQQAVVKQFPNVSIIDLELILKTLEDVLGKVAFVIQFMAFFSIGTGIIVMISSIILSKFQRVQENVLLRTLGASKKQLWTITIAEYFFLGGLGAISGIFLAGLFSTLLGQFVFEFTFIPNLSQIGIVFILVTGLSVFIGLLNSRSVVRQSPMEVLRREG from the coding sequence GTGGATAAAAAGATTAAAATAGAACCTTCCAAATACAGTAAATCCTGGCCTTGGAAAATGGCATGGCGAGATAGTCGCAAAAGCAGAGGTAAGCTTCTTCTTTTCATTGCTTCTATTTCATTGGGAATAGCGGCGATGGTAGGCATTACCTCTTTTCGAGAAAACCTATTGGATGAAATCGACAAGCAAGCAAAAGGACTGGTTGGAGCTGATGTACGAATCAAAGGGAGTCGAATCCTTCCTGACAGTTTGTTGCAGTCTTTTAGGTCAATGGCTGCTGATTTTTCTCAGGAAAGCTACTTTGCTTCGATGGTTTTGTTTCCTAAGACTGGGGGAACCAGACTTGTGCAAGTACGTGCTTTGAAGGGGAAATATCCTTATTACGGGGAGATTGCTACTAAACCCAAGCAGGCTTCTAAGGAGTTTCAGTTGAGCAGATATGCACTGGTGGACGAGAAACTCATGCTACAATACGATGCGCAGGTTGGCGATAGTCTACAGGTTGGCAAAGTTACCTTTATGATTACCGGGCTAATCACTCAGATTCCTGGTCAGACTGATGTCTCTTCGTCCATTTCTCCAGTGGTATACATTCCGTACCAATACCTGGAAGCTACTGGGCTTATTAAAAAAGGAAGTAGGATTAACTATGTGGAATACATACAGTTTCCAGAAAAACCTGATACATCTCAGGTCTGGAACAAGCTCTCAAACTATGTAGAGAGTAAGGGGTATGATGTGGAAACGGTAGCTGAGGAAAAGAGTGAGACAGGTGAAGATTTTAAGAACCTTTCAAACTTCCTTGAACTGGTGGCCTTTACGGCTCTTTTGCTAGGCTGCTTAGGTGTTGCCAGCTCTATTTACGTGTATTCCAAGGGTAAGGTACAAGCCGTGGCTGTATTGAGATGTTTGGGGATGAAGGCAAAACAAGCTGTGAGTGTGTATCTCATACAGGTCACACTTTTTGGCTTTATTGGAGCTCTTATAGGGAGTGTGCTTGGGCTTGCCATCCACATGTATCTCCCGACAGTTGTTAAAGACTTTATACCTATTGAATTAGACCCTGTACCGTACTGGCCAGCGCTTCTTGTTGGCGTTCTCATAGGTATTATAATTTCTTTGCTGTTTGGTTTGCTCTCGCTGGTTGGGCTTAGAAAAATAAGCCCTCTCTCAGCAATCAGGCTAGGGTTTGGAGATAGTAAATTTCAATTTGATCGGCTCTTGATCCCCATAGGCGGAGCAATCATTCTTTTCATTTTCTTGTCCGTATACTGGCAGATACAATCGCTTGGGCAAGCACTGGCCTTTTCAGGCATCTTGATTGGAGCCATTGTGGCACTTGGTGCCATAGGGAAGGGGATAAGCTGGCTAACCAAGAAACTTATTCCAGCTAACCTATCCTATGTATGGAGGCAGGGCTTTTCCAATCTCTACCGTCCCAACAATCAGACGATCATACTCATTACCGCTTTAGGTTTGGGTACTTCCTTTTTAGCGACACTTTATTTTATGCAGGACTTGCTTGTGCAGCGTGTGTCACTCACTGCAGCTGATGATCGTCCCAATACGATCCTCTTCGATATACAATCTGAGCAGCATGCCGGACTGAAAGAACTAACAAGTGAATACGAATTACCAATCATTCAGGATGTGCCGGTGGTAACCATGCGCTTGCTAGAAGTCAATGGTTACACAAAAGATGAAGCATTCAATGACACTACGGTAGCTATTTCAGACTGGGCGTATAGTCGAGAGTATCGAGTGACCTATAGAGACTCGTTGATTGATTCTGAAACAGTAGTAGCGGGTGATTGGATAGGGGAGGTACGCAACGATAGTATCTTCATTAGTATTTCGAATGGGTTTAAGGATAACCTGGACATTGAGATAGGAGATGAGCTCATTTTCAATGTACAAGGAGCTATTCTCAAAACGTATGTCGGTAGCTTCAGAGACATTGACTGGCGAAGGGTACAGACGAACTTCATTGTGCTCTTCCCGAATGGCGTATTGGAACGAGCGCCGCAGTTTCATGTGCTGGTAACTCGCATAGATGATATGCTGGCATCTGCAAAGTACCAGCAAGCCGTGGTGAAACAGTTTCCCAATGTGTCCATCATTGATTTGGAGCTGATCTTGAAAACACTGGAAGACGTGCTTGGGAAAGTGGCTTTTGTGATTCAATTCATGGCGTTCTTCAGCATTGGTACAGGTATCATTGTGATGATCAGTTCGATCATCCTCAGCAAGTTTCAGCGTGTGCAAGAAAACGTGCTTTTGCGTACGTTAGGAGCTTCTAAAAAGCAGCTTTGGACGATTACTATAGCAGAGTACTTTTTCTTGGGAGGCTTAGGAGCTATTAGCGGAATATTCTTAGCAGGACTTTTCTCTACACTCCTCGGACAGTTTGTGTTTGAGTTTACGTTCATTCCCAATCTATCTCAGATAGGAATCGTATTTATCCTGGTTACAGGATTAAGTGTATTTATTGGTTTGCTCAACAGCAGAAGTGTAGTGCGCCAATCTCCAATGGAGGTGCTGCGGAGGGAAGGGTGA
- a CDS encoding ABC transporter ATP-binding protein, with protein sequence MPNEASILAVSSISKTFKNGSKEINVLEDINFSVEEGASVAVVGPSGSGKTTLLGLCAGLDRPTEGSITLNHVLLDRLSEDEMAQIRNQFVGFVFQNFQLIQTLTALENVMIPLELRGMKGARHQASSLLARVGLEDRVNHYPSQLSGGEQQRVAIARAFSNEPKILFADEPTGNLDEETGQSVEDLLFEINREKGTTLILVTHDLELAEKTSKIVQLKGGKIIDQRPGNNMSQLRSTAS encoded by the coding sequence ATGCCAAACGAAGCATCAATTTTAGCCGTTTCATCTATCTCAAAAACATTTAAGAACGGATCAAAAGAAATCAATGTATTGGAAGACATCAACTTCAGCGTAGAAGAAGGTGCTTCAGTAGCGGTCGTAGGGCCATCAGGAAGTGGCAAGACGACACTCTTAGGTCTTTGCGCTGGATTGGATAGGCCAACCGAAGGGTCTATCACACTTAATCATGTGCTGTTAGACAGGCTAAGTGAAGACGAAATGGCTCAAATCAGAAATCAATTTGTCGGGTTTGTCTTTCAAAATTTTCAATTGATTCAAACGCTAACGGCGCTAGAGAATGTCATGATTCCTCTGGAATTGAGGGGTATGAAAGGAGCCAGGCATCAAGCGTCTTCCTTGCTTGCTCGAGTTGGGTTAGAAGATCGAGTTAATCACTATCCATCACAACTTTCTGGTGGAGAACAACAACGAGTAGCTATAGCTCGGGCTTTTTCTAATGAACCCAAAATTCTTTTTGCAGATGAGCCCACCGGGAATCTGGATGAAGAAACAGGTCAGTCCGTAGAAGATTTATTGTTTGAGATCAACCGAGAAAAAGGAACAACGCTTATTTTGGTTACACATGACCTGGAACTTGCTGAAAAGACCAGTAAGATTGTCCAGTTAAAAGGAGGGAAGATCATTGATCAGCGTCCAGGAAATAATATGTCTCAATTAAGATCAACTGCCTCTTAA
- a CDS encoding arylesterase: MFQRINKLFFLVVLISCNTSQESSNNEVAETENENEVVAEEDVNKKIILFYGNSITAGYQLDLDQAFPALIQQKIDSLGFNYKAINAGLSGETSAGGKSRIDWVLQTVPDIFILELGANDGLRGLKLEETAKNLQAIIDSVKKENPEVQIIIAGMMVPPNLGIDYSNEFQQVFSVLADENNAIIIPFLLEGVAGDPDLNLEDGIHPTPEGHTIVAELVWKYLEPIL, translated from the coding sequence ATGTTTCAACGAATCAACAAACTTTTTTTCCTCGTCGTTCTTATCAGCTGCAATACCTCTCAGGAATCGTCAAATAATGAAGTCGCAGAAACAGAAAATGAAAATGAAGTTGTCGCTGAAGAAGATGTTAATAAAAAAATCATTCTATTCTACGGCAACAGCATAACTGCTGGGTATCAATTGGATCTGGACCAAGCGTTTCCTGCGCTAATTCAACAAAAGATTGATTCATTGGGATTTAACTATAAAGCCATCAATGCAGGTCTCAGCGGAGAAACATCCGCAGGCGGTAAAAGCAGAATTGATTGGGTCTTGCAAACTGTTCCTGACATCTTCATTTTGGAACTTGGTGCTAATGACGGCTTGCGTGGATTAAAACTGGAAGAAACAGCAAAGAATCTTCAAGCCATCATTGATTCTGTCAAAAAAGAGAATCCCGAGGTTCAGATTATCATCGCAGGCATGATGGTGCCTCCAAATCTAGGCATTGATTACTCCAATGAATTCCAACAAGTATTTTCAGTCCTTGCGGATGAAAATAATGCGATCATTATTCCTTTTCTCCTGGAAGGCGTTGCAGGAGATCCCGATCTCAACCTGGAAGATGGCATTCATCCTACCCCTGAAGGTCATACAATAGTTGCCGAGCTCGTTTGGAAATACCTGGAGCCGATCCTCTGA
- the mtaB gene encoding tRNA (N(6)-L-threonylcarbamoyladenosine(37)-C(2))-methylthiotransferase MtaB yields MKKVAFYTLGCKLNYSETSSISRMFEDKGYSKVDFTNEPDIFIINTCSVTENADKKCKKIVKEAKKISPESFVTIIGCYAQLKPKEISEIPGVDAVLGAAEKFRLFDYLDDFTKGGVFASEIKEAKSYNASYSIADRTRTFLKVQDGCNYGCSFCTIPLARGKSRSDTISNIISQAKEIAQTGVKEVVLTGVNIGDFGIQEGRRKEKFIDLVKALDEVEGIDRFRISSIEPNLLSNEVIEFVAQSKRFVPHFHIPLQSGSDTILKRMNRRYLSDLYRSRVETIKSLMPDCCIGVDVITGFPGETEEEFLTTYNFLNELDISYLHVFTYSERPNTKAIDMENVVDQSERNRRSKMLRGLSEKKRRYFYEQHLDKTYQVLFEEEVTDGIMNGFTDNYIRVAAKYDPILVNELKTVTLKEININGQVDVEEPEEVLQHS; encoded by the coding sequence ATGAAAAAGGTCGCATTTTATACGCTGGGCTGTAAGCTCAACTACTCTGAGACATCATCTATATCCAGGATGTTTGAAGACAAAGGCTATTCTAAGGTTGACTTCACCAATGAGCCCGATATCTTCATTATCAATACTTGTTCCGTCACAGAAAATGCAGACAAAAAGTGTAAGAAAATTGTCAAAGAGGCAAAGAAAATCTCTCCTGAGAGCTTTGTGACTATTATCGGATGTTACGCTCAGCTAAAGCCTAAAGAAATATCTGAAATACCAGGTGTAGACGCTGTATTGGGTGCCGCTGAGAAATTCCGATTATTTGACTATCTGGATGACTTCACAAAAGGCGGTGTTTTTGCATCAGAAATCAAAGAAGCCAAATCATATAACGCTTCCTACTCAATCGCTGATCGTACGCGTACATTTCTAAAAGTGCAAGATGGGTGTAATTATGGATGCTCCTTCTGTACTATCCCACTGGCAAGAGGTAAAAGTCGTAGCGATACTATCTCCAATATTATTAGTCAGGCAAAAGAAATTGCTCAGACGGGGGTCAAAGAAGTGGTTCTGACGGGGGTCAATATTGGGGACTTTGGTATACAAGAAGGTCGCAGAAAAGAAAAATTCATCGATCTGGTAAAAGCATTGGACGAGGTTGAAGGAATCGATCGATTTCGGATTTCATCCATTGAACCCAACTTACTTTCTAATGAAGTGATTGAGTTTGTTGCTCAGTCCAAACGGTTTGTGCCTCACTTTCACATCCCTCTTCAATCAGGTAGTGACACCATTCTTAAACGAATGAATCGTCGTTATTTAAGCGATCTCTATAGAAGTCGTGTTGAAACCATAAAGTCATTGATGCCCGATTGCTGTATTGGAGTAGATGTGATCACTGGGTTCCCTGGAGAAACCGAGGAAGAATTTCTAACTACTTATAACTTTCTGAATGAGTTAGATATATCCTATCTCCATGTTTTCACCTATTCAGAGCGCCCGAATACTAAGGCAATTGATATGGAGAATGTAGTTGATCAATCTGAGCGTAATAGACGATCAAAAATGCTGAGAGGACTTTCTGAGAAGAAAAGAAGGTATTTCTATGAACAGCACTTAGATAAAACTTATCAGGTCCTTTTTGAAGAGGAAGTTACAGACGGCATAATGAATGGCTTTACAGATAATTACATTCGTGTTGCAGCAAAGTACGATCCTATTTTAGTGAACGAATTGAAAACTGTTACATTGAAAGAGATCAACATCAATGGTCAAGTGGATGTGGAAGAGCCAGAAGAAGTTCTCCAACACAGTTAA
- a CDS encoding fumarylacetoacetate hydrolase family protein — MKIICIGRNYAAHIEELGNERPEHPIIFMKPDTALIKNNDPFYYPDFSKDIHHEVEILVKIKKEGKSIQQEFAHQYYDEIGLGIDFTARDWQNIVKEKGHPWEIAKAFNGSAPVSKFFPKGDRDMTNVNFRLEKNDLEVQNGNTSLMLWPIDEIISYVSKFILLKMGDIIFTGTPKGVGPVKIGDRLVGFLEEEKMFDFEVK; from the coding sequence ATGAAAATAATTTGTATTGGTAGAAACTACGCAGCGCACATTGAAGAGCTTGGGAACGAACGCCCAGAGCATCCTATCATCTTCATGAAGCCAGACACTGCCCTTATCAAGAACAATGATCCATTTTATTACCCAGACTTCTCAAAGGATATCCATCATGAAGTGGAAATTTTGGTGAAGATCAAAAAAGAAGGAAAATCAATTCAGCAAGAGTTTGCGCACCAGTACTATGATGAAATTGGTTTAGGGATAGATTTCACTGCCAGAGATTGGCAGAATATCGTAAAAGAGAAAGGTCATCCATGGGAAATCGCAAAAGCATTTAATGGTTCTGCACCCGTATCTAAATTCTTTCCAAAAGGAGATAGAGATATGACCAATGTAAACTTCCGTCTGGAGAAGAATGATTTGGAAGTTCAAAATGGAAACACGAGTCTAATGCTCTGGCCTATAGATGAAATCATTTCGTATGTTTCTAAGTTTATTCTTTTGAAAATGGGTGATATTATCTTTACCGGAACACCAAAAGGAGTAGGTCCTGTAAAAATTGGTGATCGTTTGGTAGGATTTTTGGAAGAAGAGAAGATGTTTGATTTTGAGGTTAAATAG